In Flavobacterium sp. N3904, one DNA window encodes the following:
- a CDS encoding low affinity iron permease family protein, which yields MNKIYSHTENLFEKLVSVATTILGNSISFIIALALVLFWWINSLFINNDIHLLIGDIIFGVTFLSLFIIQKSFNRFSASLHLKINELVSSHEPASNSVMNAEIKTEREITELSKEYSDLAEQIKEIDEELKGGFNKELDKALDDEENHIKD from the coding sequence ATGAACAAAATATACAGCCATACCGAAAATCTTTTTGAAAAATTAGTTTCGGTTGCAACAACAATATTAGGTAATTCCATTTCGTTTATAATAGCATTAGCCTTAGTGCTATTTTGGTGGATTAATAGTTTATTCATAAACAATGACATACATCTTCTTATTGGTGATATCATTTTTGGCGTTACTTTCTTGAGTTTATTTATAATCCAAAAATCTTTCAATCGATTCTCAGCTTCTCTACATCTAAAAATAAACGAATTGGTTTCTTCGCACGAACCTGCAAGCAATTCAGTAATGAACGCCGAAATCAAAACAGAAAGGGAAATCACAGAATTATCAAAAGAGTATTCTGATCTGGCTGAACAAATTAAAGAGATTGATGAAGAACTAAAAGGAGGCTTTAATAAAGAACTTGACAAAGCTTTGGATGACGAAGAAAATCACATCAAAGACTGA
- a CDS encoding CsbD family protein, with protein sequence MNTTELKGNWEEQKGKLKQKFAALTDNDLLFAEGKKEEMMGKLQIKLGKTKEELHKIIQGL encoded by the coding sequence ATGAACACAACAGAACTAAAAGGAAACTGGGAAGAACAAAAAGGGAAATTGAAACAAAAATTTGCTGCCTTAACAGATAATGATTTATTATTTGCCGAAGGAAAGAAAGAAGAAATGATGGGGAAACTTCAAATCAAATTGGGAAAAACCAAAGAAGAACTTCATAAAATTATTCAAGGACTGTAA
- a CDS encoding lmo0937 family membrane protein, protein MSNLLYTIAVILVIFWAIGFFAYSAGSIIHILLVIALIAVVLRIIQGRKVL, encoded by the coding sequence ATGAGCAATCTTCTTTATACAATCGCAGTAATACTAGTCATTTTTTGGGCAATCGGATTTTTTGCATACAGTGCAGGATCTATCATACATATACTACTTGTAATTGCATTAATCGCAGTAGTTTTAAGAATAATTCAAGGTAGAAAAGTTTTATAA
- a CDS encoding YtxH domain-containing protein, whose translation MKANKIALGVLGGIATGAILGILFAPAKGSETRKKIQKKGNNYADEFKDKLDNLSGTIKSNYEKMFQNGKELIADGKSKYDDVKNEIKKGSI comes from the coding sequence ATGAAAGCAAATAAAATCGCATTAGGAGTTTTGGGTGGTATTGCCACAGGAGCTATATTAGGAATATTGTTTGCACCTGCTAAAGGGTCAGAAACAAGAAAAAAAATTCAAAAAAAAGGCAATAATTATGCCGATGAATTTAAAGATAAATTAGACAATCTATCTGGAACAATAAAAAGCAATTATGAAAAAATGTTCCAAAATGGTAAAGAATTAATTGCAGATGGCAAATCAAAATATGATGATGTCAAAAATGAAATTAAAAAAGGAAGTATTTAA